The Biomphalaria glabrata chromosome 1, xgBioGlab47.1, whole genome shotgun sequence sequence CACCAGCCTACTTGCAGTTTTTTTTGGGATTGTCAACTCCCTTGCAGGCGAAATGGGGCTCTGTTGCTTGCATCCATGTTCAACCTCTCTCACCCTTAGACTCTATAAATCTCTCAgaaaaaattttgatttttaaatatagaatatGAACACATAATTCTGAAGTTgagataaggaaaaaaaatggataggAATCAAATTGAAGCAAGTATTGAGACTTAATTTTACTTTCTTtggatataattaatttttccaAAGTAAATGCTAGTATTCTTTAGCTCATTTTATACAAAGAATAGCATTACTATATGATCTATGTCATTATTATGTCAACTGTATGTTTCATAATATTGTGATACTTTTAAACTATAATaatttgtctctttttgttttttagtttgaaaaatgGTTAATTTTAATTGGAGGAACTCAATCTAGTCAGTTATCTCAAAATGTTTGGTTATTTAGATTTGGTGAGTAAATTACTACAAGTTTTTTTAACATagcaaatacaaatttaaattgaCAAGGGAACCATTGAAAAGAGGTATACAATAATCTAATATTGTTTATGTGAAGCACAGTATTTAGAAGttcttttaaataagaaatattaatgctaaattGGAATCTACTTCGCAAGATATATCATATATGGCAGTTGTTGGATAATAATTACCTTGTTGAGTTACAAACGTGCTTCAACAAAATTACAAACACTTTTTGAACAGTATTTAAATCCAACTTTTATTACATAATATGCACAATCTCCTTAACTCAATGAGTGCtgagcgtctatcccatagacggtctgactgcccctaaacgcacggaacgtctatcccatagacgttcataccctacctttgtttcgttgcatttttaaatttaactttttaactaacaacagtggaactatttttactttataaaagagttcttcatcctttgtttacatagaaattagaagcttttggctttatttagacatttatttttactttttttacgatgtaaaaaaacgtcgccatgactacgctagtccaagacactcccacaatgtttactactgaagaaactttataattattctaaaatttatcacaaataaagagtaataatgaagaatttgatctagatattTAAGATATAGAGATTAGATCCAGGTAAGTCTAAATTTAgcgtatttatatctatattattattatttagatctaaatctattattgtcaaTAGGCTAGGTGTAGAGtgtagatcgagattgactagatctaagcttttatctctagttttagactctagatctagacatatctctagatctaagcttatgataaataaaaagaaaggaaatggttgatctacatcaaataatcatccactgtgggcattttttgcccattttcttttttttttttttttttttagtatttatctgtaaaaatctacaacattatggctatgcttgtccaagacacacccacaatgtttactactgaagaagctttattatttttgttctttttatctATACTTCTATGACAtcatatttctttttgaaaaagaTGTCAATAGTCTAATATGATGTTTCAACAGTAATGCAAAGATCAAAATCTATATTTAGGTCTCAGAAGTTCTAAAGatggcatccatttttttttgagggtcatattatttagattataatttgtatcttatatttaaatagaatgatgtttacattttcacattctccattcatttacctttactttgataccaaatatgttACTATAGCTTCATTGGTACTTgaataataaatttttgttttaggcatgtttggaacattttcttttttttccaaaaaagtagcattttaaaaaaaaaacaaacaccgcTCTCAATGAGTTAATAATacttgcaatatttttttttaatttgatttttttttagaaattcaaCTTAGCATGCAAAATCAATGAACCTTTTTTCACCAAAACGAATGGTCTGATAATATTGATTAAACAACGAAAGAAACTGTCACATGATAAcaattgttgattaaaattagatcgtaatttgtatagaaagaGAAGCACGTGACTAaatggtgaatgaggtccattagggAAAGTCATTTTCAGTTTCTCCTTTTTACTCATTCATGTACTGCCAAACTGACTtgaattaaaaactattttataatttcctattaaacacacacaaatactcTCACTTTCTATAACAAAAGTcacattgggaaaaaaaaagggtcttgCAATGATTCTATCATAACATgctctttttgttaaaaaaaaatgttttaaaagtttattcttttgtttaaccatgtaaatgtttgtttcttttgttgattGACTAGATACTTTGACATGGAGCCTAGTGTCAACACAATCAGGAGATATTCATCCACCCCTATCTTTACATGCTTCAGTTCTTCTTAAGGCTTCAACGTTCCAGAGTCAATTTGTAGACCAGATAAAATCCCTGCCTCAGCTCACTTCAGCTTCAGTACTGAATCCATGTGAGTTAGTGCGACCCCATACTGCTTTTAGTAAGTACAATAGAAGCTATAATTCAACTGGCTCACATAGTGAACCTACCCAGAATATGAAAGAAACTATATTTCAAAACTGCTCTAAATCCAAATGTGAGTTATCTGATGCAAGTGCTGAGCTATTGAAATTGGAATGTCTTCATAGCCACATCACCAGAAGTGAAGTTGGAAGACAGTCTAAAGCTGAAACATCATTCACAGTTCATCCCGTCAGTGAAGGTCAGATACAGTTCCAAACTAACCAGATTATTAATGTTGATTATAAAAAGAACATGCGACCAGCGTCAGGTGAACTGGTCAATGATAACCTCCCCTTGCTCCAGAGATTTCATTCAGTGACATCCGATGATGATTTAGGGGTAAATAACCTCAGTGTTTCCATATCTGATGAGCAGGTTAACAAATCTTTCCATCCTCATTCCTGCCCAATTAAATCTGCAGCACCCTTTGACAAATCTGTGCAACGAAATAATCAGCAAGAACCCAGCAGATCTGTGGACAAAAATCAATCACGAACATCATTGATGAAGAAAGTTATAAAACATAAAGCAAGTAAAGGTCACCAGATGAAAGACATACAGCTTgcaaaaaagtttgaaaatagaaataattttgaGAACCCATGCTACACAGTGTTATATGATGAAAGAATTAAGTGGAAAGACTTTCGTAGCGGTGAAAATGTAATGACATTTAGTTCGAGTCTCATGAAAAAGCCATCAAAATTGAGAGACCTGTCTCATAGTCAAGAGGATTTACTGGTTGAAGATTTAGAGTGGCTTGACAGTGATCAGTTATTTGAAGCAGCTGCACTTAGCTATCCTAGCAGCCAGAGAATCAGGAGCTCATCATGTAAAGATATTAGTAGCTATCCTGGCTACATCATAACTTCAAGCATAACTTCAAAGAACTTTCAAAGGCAAAATTCCAAATCTTGTGAGACTTTATCTTCAAGCTGTATACAGGAGTGGGATTCTGTGGCTGTACCAGAAAAACAATTGCATAAAGATAATGTACAAAATTTGACAGAAACTAACTGTGACTTCACAAACATTCCTACAAGCAAAAGTGAACTTGTCAAAAACACATCTATTCATCTCAGAACTAGTCAAAATTTTTCCAATAAACTGTATACTTTTCAAAATTCAGTAGGTGTTCAAACTTCTGACTCTTTGCTAAGTTTGAATAAACATAAAGCTCCACTTTCAGACTCTATTGACAGTCTTGGTGCATGGACCTGTAGCAAGCATTCAAAGAATGATGCTAGCATATATAAGAAGTTGGTGGATAAGGCTTTGGGAATACTTGGTGACTCAGAATTGTGTATCCTTGTTTTGGGTGGTCAAACAGAACATGTCTCTTTCAAGTCTGAACCTTTAAGATTGTGGAAATGTCATCTTAATTGAAAGCAACTGCAACCAGGGCCAGTCCTAACAATTGCCAAATGGATTGTGCATGGGTCGAGTTAGgctagggataaggataataagtgaaaattaagattttgtattag is a genomic window containing:
- the LOC106079124 gene encoding uncharacterized protein LOC106079124, producing the protein MRINPCDPNSVHLFQWKCVSCHGNRQENIESCSIKEKANLSIPCGRLHHAACTQGKFVYILGGKDRYSPLKDFWRLDLVNEKWDRIDGKKMILPHLEGHTMLSYKSELLIFGGTFCDTGDDTPLWIFNTDLCCLRKWSEPSSQKPSGRREHSAVIYKNSMYIYGGFLDNSGSTDEFWLFNIEEEVWQEIPRNQPGKRHGHVAVVVSNNMWLHGGMKELVALADLWVFNFSLCTWTKVKSQGMSPTLSNHTGHAFEKWLILIGGTQSSQLSQNVWLFRFDTLTWSLVSTQSGDIHPPLSLHASVLLKASTFQSQFVDQIKSLPQLTSASVLNPCELVRPHTAFSKYNRSYNSTGSHSEPTQNMKETIFQNCSKSKCELSDASAELLKLECLHSHITRSEVGRQSKAETSFTVHPVSEGQIQFQTNQIINVDYKKNMRPASGELVNDNLPLLQRFHSVTSDDDLGVNNLSVSISDEQVNKSFHPHSCPIKSAAPFDKSVQRNNQQEPSRSVDKNQSRTSLMKKVIKHKASKGHQMKDIQLAKKFENRNNFENPCYTVLYDERIKWKDFRSGENVMTFSSSLMKKPSKLRDLSHSQEDLLVEDLEWLDSDQLFEAAALSYPSSQRIRSSSCKDISSYPGYIITSSITSKNFQRQNSKSCETLSSSCIQEWDSVAVPEKQLHKDNVQNLTETNCDFTNIPTSKSELVKNTSIHLRTSQNFSNKLYTFQNSVGVQTSDSLLSLNKHKAPLSDSIDSLGAWTCSKHSKNDASIYKKLVDKALGILGDSELCILVLGGQTEHVSFKSEPLRLWKCHLN